The sequence below is a genomic window from Harmonia axyridis chromosome 1, icHarAxyr1.1, whole genome shotgun sequence.
AACGCCAACTCCGGATAGTAACTGTCAGAGTTTCATTTCGATTACTCCGAAATTATGCACCCACAATGGCGGAATCGTCTCGCAACTTCTGTTGCACTTGTCAAAACGCACGAGCGCGACAATAATAATACAAGCGAATACGGGTGGTGTGTTCCATTTGTAACTGATAAGAGAGGTGGGAGTGGGGGGAAACGGATGAAAACCGTAACGTTTCCGGTGAACCTGTGTCTCGTGACATACGACGTTTCGCATTCATAAGTCATCGGTAGGAAATTGAATCTGTTCCATTTTATGGGACGCGGCCCTTGGTAGAGGGGAACAGGGTCCCACTAGGTCCCAAGATATACGCTTAGATTCGAAAGTTTGTCAttacttcattttattttattcactgatagacggaaatacttcacaggtgcataggtggcaccaaggcggttctgaagataccccatttattgggtcttactgttttcgtagccgagatacagggtgttttatgaattttgcctgtttttttctgaggccatatcaaacgaaccacccggtatatattcttcatatttggcaaatatgtttctaattgagagcccaaacgtatcatgcaataaccgccttgaaaatccaggtccgggttaacaaaaaaatatgaatcgtttgaatcctcgtaacaacaccctgcacatcggaattttgataatctgttttaatattccgAAACACCACTTAAAACttaactgagacgtgtacttcaaattttcgcgcagacagttttactgcactaATCTTCGacgtgaaagtgaagtttttgagaacttggatacctgaaagtggtttgaagtgacagtcagtttttctggatgtaacggtgtttcgtcatacacttgaggattagctgcactccaatgcggcagttttgtttgttgacgtagccatccaaccagaagtgcgcttcatcgctaaacaaaataaaatggacgtagtgcgcgatacgtattccgcacagaaccattattttcgaaataaaattgtactagttgcaagcgttgttcaggcgtgagtctattcatgatgaattgccaaaccaaactgagaatgaattaCGTGATAgatgttgaatcggtcgccatcttgaacagtaatgccaacttaaagttatatacctcgaaaaaaaacacccattacttcATTCATTCGGAGATATTAGGAAATGCAAAACTTATGAATCGATAATATTCCATATTGATATTCCACTGATCAGTTGCTGATACATTTTTCGAAGAACCATTAACTACCATTATCAGATTATTCCCAAGCCCTCTTTCCATTTTGAGCCTTGCAAAGCTCCTGGATCATTTACTAACGCATCTCAAAGCCAATCCCGATTCTGCAAGCGAGGCCGTAACTTTTCGCTCTGGCCCTTCGCAGGCGGATACAAGGATCCCTCCACCCCACCTAATCCTTTGTTTCGGGCTCATTATTGcgatatttatttcgatataaagGATCAAACGGGCCACGCTCATTGAATCGGATACTGAGATAAGAATGTTGGAGGATTAGACGGAAAATTTACGGTTCCATTAGGAACCTAGCAGGAACTCCTTATACTAATTGCTTTCCGAAGAGATATATACCCACGGTTTTATGGTAGTCTTGGCTGTAAATTAAAAAGTGGGCCGTTAATAAGAGAAAAGTGCCAGAGGGAGATTTAGTAGGTATATGGCTTTTGGAGTGACTTATTGATAAAGCtgaaaattttctttgtttGTATAGACAACAATTGTTTCATTTACTGTAGGGTCttcaaaaacttaaaaattaacAACttataacgagtgttttttttcgaggtatataactttaagttggcattactgttcgagatggggaccgatttgacagctgtcaggtgatttattctcagtttggtttggcaatttatcatgaatagactcatgtctgaacaacgcttgcaaatagtgcaatttcatttcgaaaataatggttttgtgcggaatacgtatcgcgcactacgtcaatttcatttagtttagcgatgaagcgcacttctggttgaatggctatgtaaaaaaacaaaactgccgcatttggagtgaagctactcctcaagtgtatgtcgaaacaccgttacatccagcaaaactgactgtttggtacgcttcatgggctggtggaatcattggtccgtacttcttcaaaaacgattatggccagaacgttacagtcaatggtaatcggtatagagccatgattactaactttttcattcctgaattgaaaaaccatgatgtccaggagctgtggttccaacaagacggcgcaacatgtcacacagctcgtgccacaatcgatttattggaagacacgtttggtgaccgcctaatttcacgttttggacctgtgaattggcctccaagatcttgtgatttaacaccgctagactactttctgtggagctatgtgaagtcattggtctatgcggataagccacaaacccttgaccatttggaagaaaacattcgccgtgttattgccgatatacggccacaaatgttggaaaaagtcatcgagaattggacgtccagtTTGGACTACATCGGttccagccgtggcggtcatatgccagaaatcatatttaaaatgtaatgccacaagattatcttgcggataaataaaattcatgtcaatcgaataatccatcgttgttttattgcaatttaatgttctttagctctaaaaaaaacaccctttattatggTAGAGGGAATTCTCAGAGGAATAGAGAACTTAAAATATAATGGTGGTAGTTCCGAAAGACTGCTTTTTAGTCAATAGACCTATACCTTCAATCTCCGAACAAACCTAAAAATAATCGGAAACATTCAATCTCAAATACTCCCCTCGATTCATCTTCAAGGTCATCTTCCCCACATCTCCCAACCCACATCGGATTCAACTGGCAAAGCCTCACGTTATCAATCAACAGGGGTTTTTGTTATCAAAAACGACACTTGAATAACGCTGAAGAATGACGATGAAATATACTTTATCTCTACGAGGAATGTACGCGGAGTGTGTCACGTGATAAATCGCAAGCACGGAAGCGACGTCTACTGTTTTTCATCGCGTTCGCTAGGCGTCCCAACGTCGACGACGCTATGGACGTCCATGACTGACCCACATCCGTGTAGTTGGGTTACCAGCCTCGACATGAGGTTTGATCACTTGGGGAATAATTTGTAGATGAGGGAATAATTTATCATTCGTGAAATATATATCAATATATGAAAATTATCATGATGAAGCAAAAAAAATCTGCAGATTCAGCTGCAGAATACTGAAGCACTAACAAAGAAGTATGTAGGTACAACGTATTCTCATATACACGTTTGTTCGCTGAGTCTTCAGTCTTTCACAATTCCAAGTTGACAACAAAGAAAAGACATTGCTAAATGTCCTTTAAATACTTTCATCTCATATTCACTGTCAATAATGACATTAATCCAAATATAGAAATGCCAGGAAAATTTACCCCCACAGAAATCTGCTGTATGATTGCTATAACTATTATAGTTATAGCAAACCTCTTCCTAGCATGTGGTATAGGGCTTTTCCTtccaaaatatttcaaggaaGAGGGTTGGCAGTATATTGGAGATTTGGGAGAAATGTCACTCGAAACCAAAATGGAATTCTGTAGATGCAAAAAGAGTGagtatttttataattataacaaTCAGCAGAATGAATACAACTCTGGTCTTTCTGATAATACGAATTGAATTACTTTAGGAAATGTAGGAGGAGGAACCGATACCTCTAAAGGTGTGAATCCAACATCTATCAGACCAACTACAAGCACGAGTAAGGGCACGAGTACGAGCACAAGTACGACGACTACAAAGAAACCTCCAGAAGTCACAACAATTAAAGTTGAGCCACCACAAAcagaaaaacaaataataatcgaAACCACTCAGGCACCACCAGAACATAGTGCAAGTGAAGGAAGATTAATAGATGCCAAAAAACCAGATGAAAATTATAGCAAAGAGAACTTGGTTACAAAAAATACAGACCTCACGACGAGGAGTTCAGATTCTACGAAGAGTGAAGGGATAAATGAGATTAGTGGTATACCTTCTCCAACCAGCAGCATAGCTTCAACAGTGACAAGCGTGGCTCCTACCACGAGTAGTATAGCTTCGGTTACGAGTACTATGGCTTCTACGACGAGTGACACAGTTTCTACGACGAGTCCCACAGCTTATACAACGAGTAGCGAAGCTTCGACAAAGAGTAGTGAGACTTCTACCTGGACGACGGTGACTACTACTACGAGTAGTCCACCTTCTACGATGAGTACTATAGCTTCTGTGACGAGTACCATAGATTCTACGACGAGTCCCACAACTTCTGCAATGAGTAGCGAAGCTTCGACAAAGAGTAGTGAGAGTTCTACGTTGACGACCGTGACTACTACCACGAGTAGTACACCTTCTGCGACGAGTACTATAGCTTCAACGACAAGTACTATAGCTTCTACGACAagtactatagcttccacgACAAGTACTATAGCTTCTACGACGAGTACTACAGCTTCTGTAGCGAGTACCTCAGCTTCTACGACAAGCACAATAGCTTCTTCGACGAGTACTATAGCTTCTACGACGAGTGGCATACCTACTACGACGAAATATAAACCTCGCAAAGGATTTTCTAGTAAAATCATTTTAGCAAGAGATCTCAAGAATCACTTTGAGGCCAACCTTTGATTTTAATGAGTTAATACCATACTGAAGTTATTTATCATTCCTCTGTTTATTCATTGGAAGTAtgtatattttgattgaaaGATTAGTTCCTTGGAGTACATCAGCGATTCTTCAATTCGATACAGAAAGATATGGAACATGCATATTCTGAAATGTTGCACTTTATTGGATTATTTCATGTATCATTAAGATATCAACTCCACTCTTCTTTAACCTCGAGGTGAGTCCTTTGCaatcaatattttctttatGATTTCCATGAACTATAGTGCCAAATCTAGACAAGCAAATTTTATAATGGTTTTGACAGTGACAATATAAATATTGTCAGAATATTATACAAGGTCGTATCATGGCTAAGAACTATTCACGTTACGATTTATGCTTTATAATTATCATATCTGTTATTGTCACAATCAATATAATATTAGCTTGCTGTATTGGTACAGTTTTACCTAGGCACCTGTTAGAAAAAGGATGGATCTACATTGGTGGCATTAACAAGAATAATCCAAGAGATATTTTCAAGCAGCTTTGCAAATGTGATGGAGGTTACAATTATCTTCAGTGATTTAATGTTTAATACTCAGAGGAGTTtaatcttttcttttttttcagattctaGACGAAAAATGGATCCAATTagaatagctgaaaattcaaatatttctgaatCTATACCAAATGAAACTACAGAAAgtatagctgaaaattcaaatatttctgaatCTATACCAAATGAAACTACAGAAAgtatagctgaaaattcaaatatttctgaatCTATACCAAATGAAACTACAGAAAGTTCATTAACTACAATATCTTCTCTTCAAAATAACGAAACGGAAGATACAACCCCATATAACATAACTTCTTATATCAATTCAACAGATGTTGATTCTACAGAGAAAAATGATTGACGATGTTATTGTATTTGTAGAATTTCAATAACGTCATCTAGAAATCTAGGATGCCCACAAAAATTTGCTAATCCCAGAAGATTTCATTACATTTTAGTTAGAAATACATTTCATTCTCATTAATCTCAAAGGGCAATTATTTcattagaaaataataaataatagtgagaaaattatttttattttaaaggTGATATTATGTCCGTAAAGAAAAGTaaaggaacaaattcatttttagccaaacataccattttaagaaataatcctgacaCACGTCGATTCTTTATTGTAATTGACCatattctgaaataataatctaatatacagggtgaattactttcgagtaatgacgtcaccgtcatttttttaaatggaacattcccattttgtctcaattttccgattactttagctgagttgatttcaaaaatgtatcacatgtggATTCccattggtacagggtggacaaaaatacaatagttttgtgtgtgctcataaagtaacgcgtaacattctttattagttaaattaacaatattatcaaaaatacttattgtctagcgtcAATTGGTATGAATGTAACACCATTAAACTCGAAGAGGGAAACATGGTTTCATGGCACATTTACAGAAAAAGTTCCATTTGTTTAATGAGAACGAAATTCCCATTTAGAATTTAATTCAGAGGCCCAGGGTCTTCAACAATAAGCAATTTTCTGGGCACATCTGGCATCAAGTCTCAAACATTTCGATCATTAATCTACCAAATTCCACTTAAAATCAGCCGTCTCAAATTGTTATAGGTTTTCTGCTTCCAAGCTGCCTTTGAATACTTTTCAAAGAGACAAAATAGCCTAGAATCTCCAAGTGGCATAACTTGTGTTGTGTGCGTGCAACCGATTTTGAGTGTCACGTGCAAATGACAATAAGCTTAGTCCAGCCAaaacataatattattattattattataatttgatttgaatcaaggacATGGTCCTGTGAGATTCAATATACATAAAGAGCATTACAGTCGTACGAGCAGTTGGGCACAAGAGAAGTACATAGCAGTGTTTAACAGAcatatagaaacaaccaaaatatgtaggaaaagaaaaacaaaaaaatgaagaacaatGATGAAAGCAAAGATATTGTTGATAATAAGTTGAGCATGAGGCTGGTGGATGAAATCAACCAATTTTGTCGTACAAATGCGAATGTAAATCTGACTGTGAGGCCTGGAAATCCCTACCAGTTTTTATTAAGGACGAAACTGAAACTTCATCAGCAAATTTCGCGTTTTCCTTTTTTGTTTATGTCGCTTGATAGCTATTACTCCACCAGTGCAACAATTTCCACTCTTTGATATTTTCCACATTCATTCTcctgaactgaaacaaaaaactgCATCAGTTAACTACGCTTTTTCATTAGCATCGAAAAATTGAGCGTCGATATTAAAGAACCCTTTGTACTCCAATGAACCAGATATCAAAGCTATTTTATTACAGCCTCGCTGCTGTCGATTCTACAAAACCGAAAACCTAATAAAATCCATCACGAAATCGCCGACAAAAACAATTTCGTCGAATAGAAAATTAAATCTGATTCATGCATTGCCCAACGGTTTACAAGCGCTTTTCTCCACAGGCGTAGCGAGCGGGGAGCGATTGGAGCAATAATGTCATGACCAGAGCACAAAACTGAAtaataaaaaggaaaaaattatatttgttgaACGTTTGGTGCCAAATAACATTGGTTTCGTGTTTCTCAtagagtaaaaaacatagatagaggaaatatacgcaatttttacatgtccccaacatggttagataacgttgccggattgtgatatattctcaaatccacaattttactatatcgttataaatgtatattatattgaatgaactatatttatttgagtgattttcaattagatatgtaaatttgaatatttggaatccaatatttttcctagcAGAATATTTGTTACTTTCTGcgtctacctgctgaaatccaaggtttgttaacttttgctctcctagtgtcatcggttgtttcacgtcgtttggcgcacttgaagtttgttttctgaatttctgatatatttacgtgctcatctcaatatattttgagttgagaGCGCACtgctggttgaatggctacgtcaacaaactaaactgccgcatttggagtgaagataatcctcaagtgtatgtcgaaacaccgttacatccagaaaaactgactgtttgatgcgcatTATAAGCTGGTGCAATCATTGgtacgtacttcttcaaaaacgatgatggccagaacgttacagtcaatggtgatcggtatagagccttgattactaacttcttcattcctgaattgaacaaccatgatgtccaggagctgaggTTTcagcaagacggcgcaacaagtcacacagctcgtgccacattcgatttattgaaagacacgtttgatgaccgcctaatttcacgttttggacctgtgaattggcctccaagatcttgtgacttgacaccgctagaccactttctgtggggctatgtggtctatgcggataagccacaaacccttgatcatttggaagacaacattcgctgtgttattgccgatatacgaccacaaatgttggaaaaagtaatcgaaaattggacgtccagattagactacatccgagccaaccgtagcggtcatatgccagaaatcatatttaaaatgtaatgccacaagattatcttgcggataaataaaattcatgtcaatcgaataatccatcgttgttttattgcaatttaaagttctatagctgtaaaaaaaaacctttatatAGTGGCTTTTTATGGCTCACCTTCAATTAGCACAAAAGCTTGCCATGGAAAGTGACACTTCTTCTCCTCAAGAAATAACACACTATTGTTTACAGGTTGATGAAGCTCAACTCAATATTTGAATTGTGTTGATAGTATTCAAATCGACATTGAGCAATCAATTTGGGGATACAGAGGGGTAGCCAAAATTTATTCCGCTCCAGGTCGCTCCAATTCTCTCTACGCCATTGCCCCCTAAAATTTTGCCTACGTATCAGCCGGCCGGATATCAATATTCAAATACTGTTCGCAAATTAAAATACTGTTTGATGAATTCCCAAACGGAGCGGTACTTTGAAAGCGCGATGGCGTCCTGAAATAATGCCGCTGGGCGTTATTTTTTAACGAATTGTTACATCCAACGCGATGATGAATGCACGCATAGAGAGCTATGCGTATTCGA
It includes:
- the LOC123671674 gene encoding A-agglutinin anchorage subunit-like — encoded protein: MPGKFTPTEICCMIAITIIVIANLFLACGIGLFLPKYFKEEGWQYIGDLGEMSLETKMEFCRCKKRNVGGGTDTSKGVNPTSIRPTTSTSKGTSTSTSTTTTKKPPEVTTIKVEPPQTEKQIIIETTQAPPEHSASEGRLIDAKKPDENYSKENLVTKNTDLTTRSSDSTKSEGINEISGIPSPTSSIASTVTSVAPTTSSIASVTSTMASTTSDTVSTTSPTAYTTSSEASTKSSETSTWTTVTTTTSSPPSTMSTIASVTSTIDSTTSPTTSAMSSEASTKSSESSTLTTVTTTTSSTPSATSTIASTTSTIASTTSTIASTTSTIASTTSTTASVASTSASTTSTIASSTSTIASTTSGIPTTTKYKPRKGFSSKIILARDLKNHFEANL